The Papaver somniferum cultivar HN1 chromosome 3, ASM357369v1, whole genome shotgun sequence genome includes a region encoding these proteins:
- the LOC113360496 gene encoding uncharacterized protein LOC113360496, protein MTKLLLAQSPIPSSQELVSSQYIPMSQERTYNGKVRVVKSNPERYTVECYYKEKLECDWMFHAAPKTSNVKGHLFLKAYNGEHKCCVGYSDGTKADPVTRELIKSLIFEQIEQNPNKKARDIVRELKSDYGLEVSYDQAHARKELCFKELYGKDIKSYTDLRWWCEAVKKHDTGSRDDLVVEGGEFKSLFLAFDDCISGFEYCRPILFLDATFLTGKFRGCLMAATGKNANNGIFPLAYGIVSAETVDNWHWFLKKLESILGPRVLTFISDRHEGLIQGIHDVFPTFYHAWCYQHLKNNVRNKTNKKKGEHCAAMGLFKECFYSSTHEGFDQGMQKLKDMGCDGLHKFLSEIPVECWSNAHCLGCHYGDMCSKIAESFNSWIKEAKGMPIATLVNWIRLKIMEQMSTRKRKGATYKEFICHRLEKKVLASIRAGVQWRITKFGDMEWDVFDGKHTHAVNITKFQCSCRVWCTEKFPCDHAIACMYSNNINVYEYINLYFSIDSFRASYDRPINPIPDYDKPIDVATGDLVNPPTVVGKKHGRPKKKRIHNTGSASFKRPITCGNCHTQAHHNKTTCPHPPA, encoded by the exons ATGACGAAGTTGCTTTTAGCTCAGTCACCTATTCCTTCCTCTCAAGAGCTTGTTTCTTCTCAATATATCCCCATGTCTCAAGAACGTACATACAATGGAAA GGTGAGAGTCGTCAAGAGCAATCCAGAACGATATACGGTGGAATGTTATTACAAGGAGAAATTGGAATGCGACTGGATGTTTCATGCAGCTCCCAAGACTTCCAATGTGAAGGGTCACTTATTCCTCAAGGCCTATAACGGGGAACATAAATGTTGTGTTGGTTATAGTGATGGAACAAAGGCTGATCCGGTTACGCGCGAACTTAtcaagagtttgatatttgagcagATTGAACAGAATCCCAACAAGAAAGCcagggatattgttagagaactcAAAAGTGATTATGGGTTGGAAGTGAGCTACGATCAGGCGCATGCCAGGAAAGAATTATGTTTCAAGGAATTGTATGGCAAGGACATTAAATCATACACTGACTTGAGATGGTGGTGTGAAGCCGTGAAGAAACACGATACAGGTAGTAGGGATGATTTAGTTGTTGAAGGTGGTGAGTTTAAGAGTTTGTTCTTAGCCTTCGATGATTGCATCTCTGGTTTCGAATATTGTCGCCCGATACTGTTCTTGGATGCAACTTTCCTAACTGGAAAATTTAGGGGTTGTCTTATGGCGGCTACCGGGAAGAATGCGAATAATG GAATATTTCCTCTGGCATATGGTATCGTATCAGCTGAAACTGTTGATAATTGGCATTGgttcttgaagaaactagaatctatCTTGGGTCCTCGTGTACTAACTTTTATTTCGGATCGCCATGAGGGTTTGATCCAAGGGATTCATGATGTTTTCCCAACTTTCTATCATGCTTGGTGTTACCAGCATTTGAAGAATAATGTCCGCAATAAGACCAACAAGAAAAAGGGAGAGCATTGTGCTGCGATGGGTTTGTTCAAAGAATGTTTCTATTCATCGACTCATGAAGGCTTTGATCAGGGTATGCAAAAGTTGAAGGATATGGGATGTGATGGTCTTCACAAATTCTTGAGTGAGATTCCAGTGGAATGTTGGTCCAATGCACATTGTCTGGGTTGTCATTACGGCGACATGTGTTCAAAAATTGCAGAGTCCTTTAACTcttggatcaaggaagcaaaaggtATGCCTATTGCAACACTTGTTAACTGGATCAGACTTAAAATTATGGAACAGATGAGTACAAGGAAGAGGAAGGGGGCGACGTATAAAGAATTCATTTGTCACAGGCTAGAGAAAAAAGTGTTGGCTTCCATTCGTGCTGGTGTCCAGTGGAGAATAACCAAGTTTGGTGACATGGAGTGGGACGTTTTTGATGGAAAGCACACGCATGCTGTTAATATTACGAAGTTTCAGTGCAGCTGTAGGGTTTGGTGTACTGAGAAGTTCCCTTGTGATCACGCTATTGCGTGTATGTATTCAAATAACATCAATGTTTACGAGTACATTAATCTGTATTTCAGCATTGATAGCTTCCGTGCTTCGTATGATCGTCCTATCAACCCCATTCCTGATTACGACAAGCCTATTGATGTTGCTACTGGAGATCTCGTGAACCCACCAACTGTCGtaggaaaaaaacatggtaggCCGAAGAAGAAGCGGATTCATAACACAGGTAGTGCAAGTTTCAAGAGACCAATTACGTGCGGTAACTGCCATACTCAGGCACATCATAACAAGACGACGTGTCCTCATCCTCCTGCGTAA
- the LOC113358371 gene encoding uncharacterized protein LOC113358371, producing the protein MACLALSLQPANGSDILLQTREWFPPARALVALSAFRQTRMAFATGKQILTEDGDISLGDDPLAASSGQVIVGVESKYRVVYRLVNGIYVLGITTVDQDEWVNNVFECIGIVNQAVSVIVAACRGVDVTPEKLNRKYAEIYMALDIVLKGVSSIRLVAMLSSMHGDSIAKMVHSGIDTENRIRGADNWSSVEFLSLEHQANVELFSSATFELPSETLAAGDEVASTLITTSSQADKEELLQEKKPEGTSETEKDPFAASDAINKPEELVGGFKKNKDSSSATDLSALSGLDVTTLPPAEATQSTHIGVEGFEGNYGGVEFGKEEESLNQAFEGLDDAWGGGLDASEFVGPKKFPKNEGLGGLEFLNSGGDVAATTATGGTGGTLENLLVKKTEMQGPEMYISEEISVEFRESILARVSLMGTVYLKTLPPKMVGDKETEFSFRVEGTSGVKRFVMQNSLVSSLGNGLFHSRTKSSEEPLPVLKYSLLPRLTPLPLRVRMVTRHSGTLLSVMIQYVSNPDLPAPLNDVTFVLKLPVDPTLLKVSPKAGLNRSEKELSWHIQEIPLKGPPGMLRARMPVDINEQDSLEEIEVVGYVKFSVQGTRSLSGVSLRPATEGKTDFYEVNHRFASGLYMCN; encoded by the coding sequence ATGGCGTGTTTAGCTTTGTCTCTACAACCAGCAAATGGATCTGATATCCTATTACAAACACGTGAATGGTTTCCACCAGCAAGAGCATTAGTAGCTCTATCAGCCTTTAGACAAACACGTATGGCTTTCGCAACAGGTAAACAGATCTTAACAGAAGATGGGGATATATCATTAGGTGATGATCCATTAGCTGCATCAAGTGGACAAGTAATTGTTGGCGTAGAAAGTAAATATCGTGTTGTTTATCGTCTTGTTAATGGGATTTATGTTTTAGGTATTACTACTGTTGATCAAGATGAATGGGTTAATAATGTATTTGAATGTATTGGTATTGTTAACCAAGCTGTTAGTGTTATTGTTGCTGCTTGTCGTGGTGTTGATGTTACTCCTGAGAAACTCAATAGAAAGTATGCAGAAATTTATATGGCGCTAGATATCGTTTTGAAAGGTGTTAGTTCTATTAGGCTGGTTGCAATGTTATCCTCAATGCATGGTGATAGTATTGCTAAGATGGTACATTCGGGTATTGATACTGAGAACCGTATTAGAGGAGCTGATAATTGGAGTAGTGTTGAGTTTCTTTCGTTAGAACATCAAGCAAATGTTGAACTGTTTTCCAGTGCTACTTTTGAATTACCTTCGGAGACTTTGGCTGCTGGCGATGAAGTAGCATCGACTTTAATAACTACTTCCTCGCAAGCAGATAAAGAAGAGTTGTTGCAAGAAAAGAAACCTGAGGGAACTTCTGAAACAGAGAAAGATCCTTTTGCTGCTAGTGATGCGATTAATAAGCCAGAGGAATTAGTGGGTGGCTTTAAGAAAAATAAGGATTCGTCTTCTGCTACTGATCTAAGTGCACTTTCTGGGTTAGATGTAACTACTCTACCACCAGCAGAGGCTACACAATCTACACATATTGGTGTTGAAGGATTTGAAGGTAACTATGGTGGTGTTGAGTTTGGTAAAGAAGAGGAGAGTTTGAATCAAGCTTTTGAAGGGCTTGATGATGCTTGGGGTGGAGGATTGGATGCATCTGAATTTGTTGGACCAAAGAAATTTCCAAAGAACGAGGGTTTGGGAGGTTTGGAATTTTTAAACTCAGGAGGTGATGTTGCGGCAACTACTGCTACAGGTGGAACAGGGGGAACTCTTGAAAACCTTTTGGTGAAGAAAACTGAAATGCAGGGACCTGAGATGTATATATCTGAAGAAATCAGTGTTGAATTCAGAGAGTCTATTCTTGCTAGGGTGAGTTTAATGGGTACTGTTTATTTGAAAACTTTGCCACCAAAAATGGTTGGTGACAAAGAAACTGAATTCTCCTTCCGAGTTGAGGGTACTTCAGGAGTCAAAAGGTTTGTTATGCAAAATTCTCTTGTCAGTAGTCTTGGAAACGGGTTATTTCATTCAAGGACGAAATCTTCTGAGGAGCCTCTTCCAGTTCTAAAGTATAGTCTTCTGCCTCGATTGACGCCATTACCATTAAGGGTTCGTATGGTTACACGTCACAGTGGAACTCTACTTTCTGTGATGATTCAGTATGTGTCAAATCCGGATTTGCCAGCACCCTTGAATGATGTTACATTTGTTTTGAAGCTACCAGTTGACCCGACATTGTTGAAGGTGTCCCCGAAAGCTGGTTTGAACAGATCCGAGAAGGAGTTGAGTTGGCACATTCAGGAGATTCCTTTGAAGGGTCCTCCGGGTATGTTACGGGCTCGAATGCCTGTTGATATAAATGAACAAGATTCTCTTGAAGAAATTGAGGTTGTTGGGTATGTCAAATTTTCAGTGCAGGGAACTAGATCGTTGTCCGGGGTTTCACTGCGACCAGCTACCGAGGGTAAGACAGACTTCTATGAGGTTAATCACAGGTTCGCAAGTGGCCTTTATATGTGCAACTGA
- the LOC113358370 gene encoding pentatricopeptide repeat-containing protein At2g35030, mitochondrial-like, translating into MLFRFQIPIFVIKLNRIFPTRTSASFVSPLKLSTSWSHYHSQISPTKIRSSLRDQTLNSNISHSNPLITKLCREGKIIEARKLFDEMPDLDVVTWTTMITGYIKCGCLKEARILFNDPSSKKDVFTWTALLSGYVRSHQIAEAERLFVETPCKNVVTWNTMISGYSSVGFINSALNLFNQMPERNVVSWNTIITALAHARRVDEARKLFDIMPERNVVSWTVMVTGLSKCGRIDEARELFERMPNRNVISWNAMVTGYAQNFRLKEALEIFEKMPERDLPSWNAMITGIIQNGDLKQARKLFNEMQERNVVTWTTMIEGFVQSEQSEEALRIFSRMQADGIWPNQGTFLSVLSACSNLAGLSEGRQIHQVISKSNFQNNAFVESALISMYSKCGELSISREMFCRSKQKDLVSWNCMIAAYSHHGCGKEAIQMMNEMRNLGFRPNDVTYVGILTACSHSGLVDEGMKFFDELVKDGSTDLKEDHYACLVDLCGRSGKLEEAFEFIEGLGARTSKCVWSALLAGCRYYGNIKIGEFVAKRLSELEYDNAGTYMLLSNIYAADGNWKDAAEVRLKMKDNGLKKQPGRSWIEVGNMVNVFVVRDKSHAEAEWIYCLLHDLYANMKGEGKVWASGNKDTGASSFSFKPSNSPLCLKTKLQGKN; encoded by the exons atgttgtTTAGATTTCAAATTCCAATTTTTGTTATTAAACTAAACCGAATATTTCCTACTAGAACATCTGCTTCCTTTGTATCACCTCTAAAACTCAGTACTTCATGGAGCCATTACCATTCTCAAATCAGCCCTACAAAGATCAGATCATCGCTAAGGGATCAGACCCTAAACTCAAATATTTCTCATTCAAATCCGTTGATTACGAAACTATGTAGAGAAGGAAAAATTATTGAAGCTCGTAAGTTGTTTGATGAAATGCCTGATTTAGACGTTGTTACCTGGACTACTATGATTACTGGGTATATCAAATGTGGATGTCTTAAAGAGGCGAGAATTCTTTTCAACGATCCGAGTTCGAAAAAAGACGTTTTTACTTGGACTGCATTGTTATCTGGGTACGTTCGATCGCATCAAATTGCTGAAGCGGAAAGGCTGTTTGTTGAAACGCCTTGTAAAAATGTTGTTACTTGGAACACTATGATATCTGGGTATTCTTCTGTCGGTTTTATTAATTCTGCTTTAAATTTGTTTAATCAAATGCCTGAAAGAAATGTGGTTTCTTGGAACACGATTATAACAGCTTTAGCTCATGCTCGAAGAGTAGATGAAGCGAGGAAGCTTTTTGATATAATGCCAGAGAGAAATGTGGTTTCTTGGACGGTAATGGTTACAGGTTTgtcaaaatgtgggagaatcgaTGAAGCAAGGGAACTTTTCGAAAGAATGCCCAATAGGAATGTGATTTCCTGGAATGCTATGGTTACTGGTTATGCTCAGAATTTTAGGTTGAAAGAAGCTCTTGAGATTTTTGAAAAGATGCCCGAGAGAGATCTCCCATCTTGGAATGCTATGATCACCGGGATTATTCAGAATGGAGATCTAAAACAAGCAAGGAAATTGTTCAATGAGATGCAAGAAAGAAATGTAGTTACTTGGACAACAATGATTGAGGGTTTTGTACAATCTGAGCAGAGTGAGGAAGCACTCAGAATTTTCTCAAGAATGCAGGCTGATGGAATTTGGCCTAATCAAGGTACTTTTCTTAGTGTTTTAAGTGCTTGTAGTAATTTAGCTGGTCTAAGCGAGGGTAGACAGATTCATCAGGTCATTAGcaaatcaaattttcaaaacaatGCATTCGTGGAATCTGCACTCATAAGTATGTACTCAAAATGTGGCGAATTAAGTATTTCTAGAGAAATGTTTTGTAGATCAAAGCAAAAGGACTTAGTCTCTTGGAACTGTATGATTGCTGCTTATTCCCACCATGGGTGTGGTAAAGAAGCAATCCAGATGATGAATGAAATGCGCAACCTAGGATTCAGACCCAACGATGTTACCTATGTTGGGATTCTAACTGCTTGTAGTCATTCGGGTTTAGTTGATGAAGGTATGAAATTCTTTGATGAATTGGTAAAAGATGGTTCGACTGATTTGAAAGAAGATCATTATGCATGTTTAGTTGATCTCTGTGGAAGATcagggaagttggaggaggcatTTGAGTTCATCGAAGGACTTGGAGCTAGGACATCAAAATGTGTTTGGAGTGCTCTTCTTGCTGGTTGCAGATATTATGGGAACATAAAAATAGGGGAATTTGTAGCAAAACGGCTTTCAGAGTTGGAATATGATAATGCAGGAACTTATATGTTGTTGTCAAATATATATGCAGCGGATGGGAACTGGAAAGACGCTGCAGAAGTTAGGTTAAAGATGAAGGATAATGGATTGAAAAAACAACCTGGTCGTAGTTGGATTGAAGTTGGAAATATGGTTAATGTGTTTGTCGTTCGTGATAAATCTCATGCGGAAGCAGAGTGGATTTACTGTTTGTTACATGATCTTTACGCGAACATGAAGGGAGAAGG CAAAGTTTGGGCATCCGGAAATAAAGATACAGGAGCTTCATCTTTTTCTTTCAAGCCAAGCAACAGCCCTTTGTGTTTGAAGACAAAGCTGCAAGGAAAAAATTAG
- the LOC113358372 gene encoding nucleotide pyrophosphatase/phosphodiesterase-like, with protein MEIITFRMVLVSLLLCFSIGGYVVESENVYYTNHQEMMGVQPLSKISMHEIELEVHAQASVNATPRLLGLNGQSSEWITVTFKHPHPTADDWVAVFSPATFNASTYKPNYKPTYDPKYLSPLLVTAPIKYKLANESNPDYISTGFGSMKFRLINQRYDFAFGLFSGGLDKPKLIATSNNISFANPKAPLYPRLALGKAWDEMTVTWTSDYDINEAIPFVQWGLAGESQTRSPAGTLTFTQTSMCGPPARTAGWRDPGFFHTSFLKNLWPNQKYTYKLGHKLTDGTYVWSKLYSFTAPPYPGQNSLQRVIIFGDTGKAERDGSNEYMNFQPGALNTTNTLAKDLANYDIVFHIGDLSYADGFLSQWDQFTEMVEPIASAVPYMVASGNHERDWPNSGSFYATQDSGGECGVPAETMFYVPAENRANYWYSVDYGMFRFCIGDSEHDWREGTEQYKFIEKCFATADRQKQPWLIFATHRVLGYSSNDWYAQQGSFEEPMGRSSLQKLWQKYRVDIAFYGHVHSYERTCPMYENICVNSAMRHFSGLWNGTIHVVVGGGGSQLANFTNLKTSWSLHKDFDFGFVKMTAFNHTALLFEYKKSSDGNVYDSFTITREYMDVLACTIDSCAPVTLAT; from the exons ATGGAGATCATCACATTTAGGATGGTGTTGGTTTCTCTTTTACTATGTTTTTCCATTGGTGGTTATGTTGTTGAGAGCGAGAACGTTTATTATACAAATCACCAGGAAATGATGGGTGTACAACCTCTTTCAAAGATCTCTATGCATGAAATTGAACTAGAAGTTCATGCACAAGCCTCAGTTAACGCAACTCCTCGTCTTCTCGGATTGAAT GGACAAAGTAGTGAATGGATAACCGTGACATTTAAACACCCCCATCCCACTGCAGATGACTGGGTCGCAGTTTTCTCTCCTGCTACATTCAA TGCTTCAACTTATAAGCCTAATTACAAGCCTACTTACGATCCAAAGTACTTAAGTCCATTATTGGTTACTGCCCCAATTAAG TACAAATTGGCGAATGAGTCGAATCCTGATTACATAAGTACGGGATTTGGATCGATGAAATTCCGTCTAATCAATCAAAGATATGATTTTGCATTTGGGTTATTTTCCGGGGGACTTGACAAG CCCAAGTTGATAGCTACTTCAAACAATATCTCTTTTGCCAACCCAAAGGCACCTCTTTATCCTCGTCTTGCACTTGGAAAGGCTTGGGACGAA ATGACTGTTACTTGGACAAGTGATTACGACATAAACGAGGCAATTCCTTTCGTTCAATGGGGCCTTGCGGGTGAATCGCAGACTCGTTCCCCAGCTGGGACATTAACGTTCACTCAAACCAGCATGTGTG GTCCACCTGCAAGAACTGCTGGCTGGAGAGACCCTGGCTTCTTCCACACAAGTTTCTTAAAGAACTTGTGGCCAAATCAGAA GTATACATACAAATTGGGGCATAAATTGACGGATGGTACATATGTTTGGAGTAAACTCTACTCATTCACTGCACCACCATATCCTGGACAGAATTCTTTACAGCGTGTTATTATATTTGGAGACACTGGAAAAGCAGAACGAGATGGTTCAAATGAGTATATGAATTTCCAGCCAGGAGCTCTTAATACAACAAATACACTTGCCAAGGATTTGGCAAACTATGATATAGTCTTTCACATAGGTGACTTGTCTTACGCAGACGGTTTCCTCTCTCAATGGGATCAATTCACGGAAATGGTTGAACCCATAGCCTCTGCGGTACCCTATATGGTTGCTAG TGGAAACCACGAGCGAGATTGGCCAAATTCAGGATCCTTTTATGCCACACAAGACTCTGGTGGAGAATGTGGTGTACCtgcagaaacaatgttttacgtaCCAGCCGAAAATCGTGCAAATTACTG GTACTCTGTCGACTATGGTATGTTCCGCTTTTGCATTGGTGACTCTGAACATGACTGGAGAGAGGGGACTGAGCAGTACAAATTCATCGAGAAATGTTTTGCAACAGCAGATAGGCAAAAACAACCATGGCTTATTTTCGCCACTCATCGAGTTCTTGGTTATTCATCCAATGACTGGTATGCTCAACAAGGTTCATTCGAAGAACCCATGGGAAGAAGTAGTCTACAGAAACTATGGCAGAAATACAGAGTTGATATTGCTTTCTATGGCCATGTTCACAGTTATGAGAGAACTTGCCCAATGTACGAG AATATTTGTGTGAACTCAGCTATGAGGCACTTCTCAGGACTATGGAATGGAACCATTCACGTAGTTGTTGGAGGAGGTGGAAGCCAGCTAGCAAATTTCACAAACCTAAAGACGAGTTGGAGTTTACACAAAGATTTCGATTTTGGGTTCGTGAAAATGACTGCATTCAACCATACAGCTCTCCTTTTTGAATACAAGAAGAGCAGCGATGGGAATGTCTATGACTCGTTCACAATCACAAGAGAATACATGGACGTTCTTGCTTGCACAATCGACAGTTGTGCACCTGTTACTTTAGCTACCTAG